Within Oncorhynchus clarkii lewisi isolate Uvic-CL-2024 unplaced genomic scaffold, UVic_Ocla_1.0 unplaced_contig_5131_pilon_pilon, whole genome shotgun sequence, the genomic segment CTAAGAACATTTTGAGGAATTGCACTTACGAACTCTTATGAACTTCTTATTTGATTTTTTTCATAAGAAACTTCTTACGAAAAAACGGAAGTCATGTTTTGTGAATCCGGCCCatagttgtgtcccaaatggcactctttccactatatagtgcactacttttgaccagagagaaCCTTTTGACCTCTGTAGGTAGCCTTGTGGTTTGACCAGAGCTCTGTAGGTAGCCTTGCGGTTTGACCAGAGCTCTGTAGGTAGCCTTGCTGTTTGACCAGAGCTCTGTAGGTAGCCTTGCTgtttgaccagagctctgtgGGTAGCCTTGCGGTTTGACCAGAGCGCTGTGGGTAGCCTTGCGgtttgaccagagctctgtgGGTAGCCTTGCGGTTTGACCAGAGCGCTGTGGGTAGCCTTGCTgtttgaccagaactctgtagGTAGCCTTGCGgtttgaccagagctctgtgGGTAACCTTGCGgtttgaccagagctctgtgGGTAGCCTTGCGgtttgaccagagctctgtgGGTAGCCTTGCGGTTTGACCAGAGCTCTGTAGGTAGCCTTGTGGTTTGACCAGAGCTCTGTAGGTAGCCTTGCGGTTCGagcgttgggcctgtaaccgaaaggttgctagttcgaatccaggacccgacaaggtgaaaaatctgtggaTGTGCttttgagcaagacacttaaccccaattgctccGGGGTCAAACCCTGGCCATGACCCGGCTCTCCAAGGGTGTCTGTCACAGGGAGAGTTGGGATGTGaaattaatcttttttttttttttttttttgtttttttttttgaatttgcaTATACACATGCATATTAATACACACTAGCACATGTATGAAATGGGACAAATATAATACAGCCATCAAAGTATTATTTTAACCGGAGCCCtttgggccctgatcaaaagtagtgctctttTAGGGATTAGGGTACTATTTGTGACGCGGCCCCTGGCTCCGTTCGTCTGGTGTtttggggagatcagagaggacTTTGCCTCTATACCTCTTTAAAATATTTGTGTTGTTCATTGAGCGATCAACAGTCTGCACATTAAATATATCTAATCTCATATTGGATGGGATTTGAAGGTTGGAAGTGTTTTTCAATCCACTCCGATTTGTTGAGTTGTTGTTTCTAGTTTCATGCCTCTTTCCCTAATCAAAGTTGTTGGCTTGTACATCTGCCACCGACATGGGATATTACTAACCTTTTGGCTGAATATATGCTACTACTAGACCTTTTGGATTGAACTTGCAATCACAGAAATAGAATGACAACCCATTAACTTGAATGCAAATCCCATTCTATGAATTATATTTGTCTGCTTACAATATCCATTTAAAAAATTGTAATTCTTCGGGAATGGTGTCCGTTCCACGGGAtagttgagctaacataggctaatgcgattagcatgaggttgtaagtaacaagagaatttcccaggacatagacatatctgatatgggcagaaagcttaaattcttgttaatctaactgcactgtccattttacagtagctattacagtaaaataataccaTGATAGTGTTtcaggagagtgcacaattttgaacatagttattaataaacaaattaggcacatttaggcagtcttgatacaaaatcttgaacagaaatgcaatggttcattggatcagtctaaaactttggacatacactgatgccatctagtggccataatctaaattgcacctgggctggaataatggACTTTCtgatggtaaaaaaataaatacaaaatgttgttctttttttctttgtattatcttttaccagatctattgtgttatattctcctacattcctttcacatttccatacacttaaaagtgtttcctttcaaatggtaccaagaaaatgcatatccttgcttcagggcctgagctacaggcagttagatttgggtatgtcatgtTAGGTGAACATTTTAAGAGGGGGCTAATCCTTAAGAGGATTAGCACATTGTTTTGTATGTAATGGATTCTTTCCATTTCATCCCAAGGCCCATAAATCAACGATCTGGCAAGTGAGACATCTGCCCCAGAACAGAGACATCTTTATGACAGCAGGGGGAGCTGGAAACCTTCATCTATGGAAATAGTAAGTCACTTTATCGATTCTCCACTAACTTGGTCAAATGGATTTCAACCCATAACCTCAGAAACATGTCTCTATAATGGTAAActaacatcaaacacatggttaggTAAGAGTCAAAATCAATGCTCTTCACTCCTGGTACAGTGTGTGGTctgaatcctaacttgagattAACATGCATAATTGGCATCAGtgtatgatgtactgtatgtgacagtCTGAGTTATGTGCTTTTATCTCAAGTTACATGTAGGATTTATCCCTGAATGAGTCTAGACTAGTGTGTAGATGCATCCTTGATTCCCGCTGCCTTTGTCCTGTTAACAGTGAATACCCGGCTCAGAGAAGTAAGAAGGACTCAGATGAGGTGGACATGGGCGTGGCCGGCACTGTCACCCTGCTGCAGAACGTCACTCTGTCCACCCAGCCAATCGCCAGCCTGGACTGGAGCCCCGACAAGCAGGGTCTGTGCGTCTGCTCCGCCTTTGACCAGTCCGTCCGCGTCCTCATCGTGACCAAGCTCAACCGTGTGTGAGGTGTACGGTGGAGTACCCCCTAGactctgatcttgggtcagttttgtatCCCCTCCCCCCCAGATGGTGAAGGGCGTACATCAGAAGCAGATGTATGATTAGCAAAGTAATGTCAGTAAGGAAGAGGTGAACCCCAGCAGGACTGTGACCCAACTAGCTATCTATCTTCAAGGCCTGCTATTCCAAGTTAAAATGACTAACAGAATACCCAGTTGGCCTCCACGGATGGCAGTGAGAAACGCTCCTCCTTGTAATTCAGTAGAagcgctctctcactctctctagtgtccctctctctatctccagtccccctccctctctcgtctCATCAAACAGTTTCTATTGAAGTCACACAGAGGATTTTGTGTAACTCGATatcctttgtttctctctcttccaaccATCCTTTCTCCTGTTCAGGCTATACGTGGTTTGAACATGTTTCTAATGGCAGGTTGATACTCTGAACAAAATGCTTTGCTAACTGAAGTTAGCGTATTTTTGTTGCTTGAGAAAAAAATGCTTGTGGTCATTATCTTTTACGAGGCAGGGTGTGTTTGACTGACACATGCCTCCAGTTTTGCCTACAAATGTTCTTACTGTGACTTTGTTATAAAACACCCTACTGGGGATGACTCGTTCCAGATTAAAATGGCCTTTTTGAGAACTAGTATTGTCTTATTGCTTTGGACTTTTAATACTCAAGTCTGTGACCTAAATCTACATGTATAAAGTGTTGTAAAGGTACCATGTTTTATGGGCTGAAATAAAAGcttgcagaaatgttccatatgcaaatttgtttacatccctgttggtgatcATTTGTCAtcggccaagataatccatctacctgacaagtgtggcatatgaagaagctgattcaacagcatggtcattacacaggtgcaacttgtgctggggataataaaagggcactctaaaatgtgcagttttgtcacaacacagtgCTACAGATTAGACTTTGAATGAGtgggcaattggcatgctgactgcaggaatgtccaccagagctgttgccagagaattgaatgttcatttcttgaccataagccgcctccgtcgttttagagaatttggcagtacgtccaaccggcctcacaaccgcagaccatgtgtaaccacgccaacccaggacctccacatccagcttcttcacctgcaagatcgtctgagaccagccacccggacagctgatgaaactgagtatttCTTTCTGTTATGAAGCTCTgttgtggggaaaaacaaattctgattggctgggcctggctccctagtTGGTAGGCCTATGCCCACCTGTGGCTCCGCCCcttcccagttatgtgaaatccatagattatggcttaatgaatgtatttcaattgactgatttccgtatgaattgtaactcagtaaaattgttgaaattgttccatgttgcatttatatttttgtctaGAACATATTTTGTTGCTGTCTGGACCAGCGGTCCGTATTGACCTTGTTTTGGGTCCGGACCGCGGCCCGTCTGGTGAGTAGGGGTGTACCACAGTGTGCTGACCTGAGTGAGGGCCGCAGGGCCAGCCCAGTCTGGAGGTGCTGCAATACCTCCCTACGCCTCTTCTGTCGCAGCAGCAGATGCCCCACATGAAGGTTGTAGTCACAGAAGTGATGGCTCAGCGACCAGGTACCTCAGCAGGGCCCGTTGGATCCAGGTACCTCAGCAGGGCCCGTTGGATCCAGGTACCTCAGCAGGGCGGGCCCGTTGgatacagcccccccccccctgatgaTTCTGTTCCATGTAATGCATGTGAATGGGGTTGCTCCTCATAGAGCCAGGTCCTGTGATCTCAGTGTCAAGTCTAATCTATCTGTCTAGAATGTCAGTCCCACTGACTAGAAATCATCATGCATGTAATGTCATTACTttaacataaactcagcaaaaaaagaaacgtcctctcactgtcaactgcgtttattttcagcaaatttaacatgtgtaaatatttgtatgaacataagattcaacaactaagaCAATTTCCACAGActtgactaacagaaattgaataatgtgtccctgaacaaaggggggaggggggggtcaaaagtaacagtcagtatctggtgtggccaccagctgcattaagtactgttgtgcatctcctcatggactgcaccagatttgccagttcttgctgtgagagtttaccccactcttccaccaaggcaccttcaagttcccggacatttctggagaGAATAGCCCTAGCCcgcaccctccgatccaacaggtcccagacatgctcaatgggattgagatccgagctctttgctggccatgacagaacactgacattcctgtcttgcaggaaatcacacacagaacgagcagtatggctggtggcattgtcatgctggagggtcatgtcaggatgagcctgcaggaagggtatcacatgagggaggaggatgccttccctgtaacgcacagcgttgagattgcctgcaatgacaacaagctcagtccgatgatgctgtgacacaccgcaccAGAtaatgacggatcctccacctctaaatcgatcccgctccagagtacaggcctcggtgtaacgctcattccttcgacgagaggcacgaatccgaccatcacctctgctgagacaaaaccgcgactcgtcagtggagcactttttgtcagtcctgtctggcgatgttgttgccggtgatgtctggtgaggacctgccttacaacaggcctacaagccctcagtccagcctctctcaacctattgtggacagtctgagcgctgatggagagattgtgcagtcctggtgtaactcgggcagttgttgtgcaggtgttgttacacgtggtctgccactgtgaggacaatcagctgtccgtcctgtctccctgtagtgctgtcttaggcgtccaacagtacggacattgcagtttattgccctggccacatctgcagtcctcatgcctccttgcagcatgcctaaggcacattcacgcagatgagcagggaccctgggcatctttcttttggtgtttttttagagtcagtagaaaggcctcttttagtgtccgaatttttcacaactgtgaccttaattgcctaccatctgtaagctgttagtgtcttaatgatcgttccacaggtgcatgttcattaatggtttatggttcattgaacaagcatgggaaacagtgttgaaaccctttacaatgaatacCTGTGAAGTTAtctggatttttacgaattatctttgaaaaacagaatcctgaaaaagggacgtttcttttttggtTGAGTTTGTCTTTGTATGTATGGTGCCTCTGATCTTGCCTGCATTCTTGGAGAGGAAGATGAACAGGGTCTGGATGAAGTCTGCCTTGCCCAACTGACCCTGCTCTTTCAGCTAGTGGTACTCTGTGTCCCGGGCCTGTAGCTAGTTCTCTATCGTAGGCTTGCCAGGATGTCATCCTGACGTGCCGTGGACTTGGCACTGCTCAGGTCCTCACCGTCGCCGTCAGactggaagaagaagaagggtggCGGGTAGCCTAGCGGGTTAAGAGTTTTGGGCTTGTAACTAAAAGGATTGCCAGTTCAAATCCCCGAACCGACTAGGTGAAAAGTCAGTTGTTATGCCCTtcagcaaggtacttaaccctaattgctctggataagagcgtctgctaaatgactcaaatgtaaaaagaAGAAATGCACTGATTCATATAAATATTCAAATTATGTTCTGGAATA encodes:
- the LOC139399432 gene encoding dynein axonemal assembly factor 10-like; the encoded protein is MNKLVATSLEGKFHVFDMRTQHPTKGFDSVSEKAHKSTIWQVRHLPQNRDIFMTAGGAGNLHLWKYEYPAQRSKKDSDEVDMGVAGTVTLLQNVTLSTQPIASLDWSPDKQGLCVCSAFDQSVRVLIVTKLNRV